GATCGGAaggttgcaggttcgattccagcttcctcctgccacatgggtgaatgtgactctagtgcaAAGCGTTCTGAGTGATCAAAATGATTGGGAAAGTGCTATATGTGTTCAATCTATTTACCAATATTGTATCTATTTAATTTGAACTATGGCAGATACACAACCAAGGCTTCTTTAAATTTCGTTGATAACGAAGACACCGACAATGAgcgactaaaaaaaaaaaaaatatcccaatCGCTCCCAGCAATAATCAGATGCTTGTATgataatttgaaaagtttgatGTTTGGACGGTGTCAACTTCCAAATTATTCCACAGTTCGATGCCACTTATTGATGCACAAAAGGATTTTCTTGTAGttatgaatttaattttaaaccgTCTTCCCATGACTTGTATATTTGcttcttcattttaaacatcttttctaATGTCTACTGgtggttgtttatttttggctttgcaaaaaaaaatcgGAGCCATCTGTAGTTTTACTACGTCGATGAACTTGAACAAGTTTCACAAATATCtgttggtgttttcttttttttaatatcccaactcatggattattcttattgctttttttttttttgcagtattgTTAGTGCCTGTAGTGTAGTTTTGTAATCACTGCCTCGTATTTCTGCACTTTTTCcagattacaataaaacataaaaaaagaaatatttattgcattaacaatttgtttttttttacatgcgtTAAATTGTAATGCCGTTAATAAACAACTTACCTCAAAACGGCGCCCCTCGGCAAAGGGAAAGGGCCCCTCTCGCTCCTCCGGGCCCCAGTAACCTCCTAGGTTGGAGTTTCGGACGATGGTCTGCTCGTTGAAGCGAGGGTTGAAGTGAAAGACGACATCCGGACCTTTAAGAAAGTCAACCTGGAACCTGGAGAATttataaattacacaaatataaaCCCCGACTGTTAATTTCAAGTTGTTTTCATTGAGATCATCactaaatcccaataaaaatacactgaagtttgtggttgtaatgggACAAAATGTAAACACGTTCACTAATCTCTGACACAACTGTCCATAATAACCCGAGTTAAACGGCACAGATCCACTTCatattcatattattttgaGGGCGTTTGTCTTCTTTCTGAAGCACGTCGTGACTTCAAACGCAGACTGGGaggattgtttgtttttttgggggggggaatCCGTACCTGTCTGCCCCGGGAACAGGCTCTCCGATCACTGTGATTAAAAGGCGCGGCATAATCCCAGCGTGGAGGGGGAGATCGTATGGCACAATCTGAAAGGAGATATTTACAGTGTAAATACTGACAGCATTGCCTCTGCTGCACAGCTTTCAGGAtgctacttttgttttttttgcttttgaatgGTGTGATACAAAGAGAAATTGTTTACCCGCTTGTTAATATCCTGTAGGTGTGATCCAGGTACTTTTAAATTCTtggcaaataatttaaaagttcaaataaaaaaaataacttaaattctGACTCTGCCTATATTCCCAATGCAATACCTCAGTGAGTCATAATCGCCACGTGTTTCAACAAAAATCAGACACCTGCACAAACTGAAGCCTGAGCAACATGGAACAAATGAAAgggttttttattaaaattcataCATGTGAGGGAGAAGTCAGAACTGCATCTGACTAGATTATATGAGCAGATTAAAGCAGCGTAATTTCCATTATTcgtaaatcaaagaaaattatATCATATTGCACTTtcagaacaaaacataaagCGAAACAATTAAATCCAGTGAATTTAGCGCTGCGTTCCAACGCAACTCGTCGATGCGGATGCGTTCGATCTTTGGCGCCTGGTCAGGTGGGACGTCCTGGTCCGGGTGAAAAGCTGAGCTCATTGCTTTCAATAAAACGGCGAGTTATATCTGGGCTGAAAGACAGAAATACATTTCCGTTCACTCCTGCTGAACAGGGCGTTGCCGTTACTTAACATTTGCGGCGCACCCGAGCAGAAACCGGGAATCAGACTCACCCCCCGGTCAAAGGTCACCAGCAGACGGAGAGAAGTTAACTTTTAGTCCACTAAAGCTTGAGTTGTTTTCACCAAAACACCCGGATTAGATTTACAGAAGAGCAGAATAGAGAGCAAGAGAAGCGACGCATTTACTGCAGGAAGGGCTCACACTCACCAATGTGCCTCCTGGACCAGCAGGACCACCGTACGGACCCATGGGCCCGGGGCCAAACTGAGCAGGCGGGGTCGGGAAACCTCCTCCGGGTGATCCCCACGACCCGGGTGGTACCGGGGGGAATCCACCTCCAGGGAACGCTGGGAAAGATCCTGGACCGGCCGGAGGGGGAAATCCACCCTGACCTCCTGGGCCGTACATCCCGTTGCCTCCTGCTGGCTGCCCACCAGGGAAAGGCACGTTCGGATAAGGGCCGGCCGGAGCGCCAGGCCCAGAAGGAAACGGCCCCGATGGGTAAGGAGCGGGGCCTCCGGGCAGCTGTCCAGGAGTTCCTTCAGACGGATAATGCCCGGGGAACTGTCCAGGCGCCCCGAGGCTGGAGGGAAACTGACCCGGAGCTCCCGGTGCGGGATACTGTCCAGGTACTCCGGGACCAGCAGGGAAGCCGCCGGGTGCTGAGGGAGGTCCCGGGTACTGCCCCGGTGCTCCAGGACCAGAGGGGTACTGGAAGGGCCCCGGGGCTCCTGGGCCAGACAATCCACCGCTGAAGTCAACTGGAGCTGAGGGCTGGGTGGGAGCTCCTGGGGCAGAACCGGGCCATCCCGGGTTCGGAGCTGCAGGGTGATTGCTGGCAGGGGCAGTGGGGTTAGTGTGGCCTATTTTCTTAGCCTGGCTCGACGTGTCATCTCCTAAAGCATCTGACAGCTacagaacaaaaagagaaagtatAAATAACCATCTCCactcacaacaacaaaaagaaaaacaggtcaTTTCCACTGCAAGCTACAGGGAATCCAACCATTATGACAGGAATTAAAGGGATACGATCCATTAAACTCACCGAGAAATCTGCCAtgatctaaaacaaaacaggaaacaactttaatcagttttattgagTACTTCCAACATATTTTATCAAGCTGTAAAATGTATCTGGGCAGTTCCAAGAGTCTCTGAGTAAATGTTTCCACCCTGGAATGAGGATTCACAAAGTCCATTGCGACACACTGAAAATAACTCAACATTactcaaaaaatgtaaaacaccaCAGCAATAACAAAGACGGCACTTTGCCTCATTATCTAGAGGTGggtatttgttttgaaatatgcaAACTCCTGATGCTACAGAGTTGGCTAGCAATCTAGCTAACCCTAGCTAGCTGTTAGTTTAGGTTTGTTAGGTCTACATTCGTGGTGACAGTGAAACAGTAAAAGCTGATGTTTTACGATACCTGGTCGGAAGCTGGGCTCTGCTTGAATGACAACAGGAAACAGCGATGTTTTCTACAGGTCTCGAAAAACCAGTTAGCCAACTCCTTTGGCCTGACGAGGCTCACAACTGGAAGCTAACGTTAGATCTGCTAAGAAAAACTACAACTCCTGGAAAGGAAGCTCGCGCACGGGCGAGTTCCGGTGCAAAACCACACACTTCCGCTTTTCATTTACATGACCTGGGGAAATCAAAAATGGGGGGATTTATTATTTAAGCTAAGTATTATTTCCCCTAatgtattcattattttttttctaaaattagaaagaaaaaaaacgcatgataaataaacaaaaataattttagtatcGTATACATAAATGTCACACTATAATTGTActtgacacaaaaataaacgATGTAGCCTATTACATTTTCGCTTACGTCTTAACtcagtaattaaaataacaaatttgtaCTTCTAGAAAAATTGATAAATACAAGCAATTTGTTtctcaaaagtaaaatttccaATAATATCCAAATTCTAACGCTCCCTTTAAATTTTACGTCTAACTATAATACCGTTACGCCTACAAATACAGcaacaaataataatgataataatcaccgtaaaaataaatacatataaaaaaagtaACGTCAATACTTCAAATGTTCCAATTAATCATTCCGGTTATTTTATTAAGCTGTAACATGACCGATTATTCCTGTCATGTTCATATTGAATCTATTGAGCCCAGTTACGACGTTGTCTCCCATGCCCAGCAAGCATGGGGCaacagtaaaaatatgaattaattttcttttaattgggCTTAGAACTTGTGTGCTTCacgaaaaaatgttttttgtttttttaaaatatatattattcaCGTTTCATGcaagaaaaacttcaaataatcaaaatgttgatttttaaaatatatatttttttatatatttaaaaaagtacaataaagattacatttgagttttaaaaaatatctttaaggataagaaaaaaatgtatctttaggattttttaaagataaaaatcattAATTTGAACACACCGCAATTTTGAATAAATTGCGGCATGTGTTCAAATTCCTTAACAAATAAGAAGAAATTATGAGCTGCTGCAGCTAATGAAAGAAGTCCCAAAATGGCCAATTAATTTTGATGACATGAAATGAAATATACGTATTTGATTGTTACAGTATTAAAAGACTTGATGTTGTGAAGGAAGGGGGAGCCTGTGAGGGATTGGTCAAACCAGTCACGGGATGATGggaagtaaagagaaaaaacactgaaaccGTTTCTGCCATTCAGAGCAGTAGCTGCGGCTTCAGGGAGATTTTTAACTCTACAATTATGGTAAGTTGTTATGTTTCCGTACGAACAATCTGCTTCCGGTTTGGCTTTTTTGGCTTAATGCCGCAATGGCAACAGACAGGAAGTTTTTAGGAGTTTTCATGAAAAGTGATATCGGAGATTGTTGAGCGTTAGCCTGCTATCCTAGCACCAGTTACACCCTCCGTGTTTCGTAAATGCGTCAATGTAACCGACACAGAGACAATCTACTTCcggtgaaataaaaaaaaaaaataggcagAATTATTAAAAAGTCTGAAACCGCCCGCAACGTTGAGGTTGCGGCTCATATTTCCTAAAGACTCATAGTTCGTACATTTCAATTATGATTGAGTTCAAATCATATCATcaacaaataatttctttcatattgCCAATTTCAGGCTTTCcactcttttgttttattttactcaaacaacCTAAATGTTGAGcaatttgttaaataattgattaactCTTCTTTTGAGTTTGTGGTTTCCACAGGCAGTTCTGCAAAAGTATAGAATTTGacttcagtagttttttttttttcacgtccatttctttcttctttccaccCCATTCctttatttcctattttttttatagccTACTCCTTGGGTTTTCTGCAAAAATCTTAATTCTCCCATAACTTCGATAACGTAGCTCGGTACTACAGACATGAATAATACGTGAGCTTGTCAGTGTGAATATCGTATTCCTAAAAGCTGccaaatgcttttattttgaaattgaaagCGACGTGTTTCCTGCCTCAGTGTGCGGGTACTTTGCTGCTGCAGGCAGCAGTGCTGGGTTTTAACACGTCTGGCTGCTGGGGAGCTGCCTTAACGCGAGCTGCCCTGCTTATTGAGCTGAGCAGTGCTTCCCTCCGGGTTTTCCGCTGCGTGTTGTGAGACAGCTCGATGCTCTGCGCTGCCTGTCAATATTCCTCTTTCTCTTGCCCCGACATGAGAGGCATCAATGGTCAAACAGCAGGGGTTAATTCCCTGTCGTCTCCTGGCTGAATAAGCAACCTTGACTGGCCACAGCGATTTGGAGAGCCTGAAGGAATGTGggctaaaagtaaaaaaaaaaaaaagaaaaaaaaaagccgcgGTCTCCTTCAGTTGTCACGTCTGTTCCCTTATCCAACCCACAGACACACAGCAATCACTTCTTAATCTGTAAGGATCTCTCCAAGGGCTCAGTGAAATCCCGACTCCCACCAGCCATCTGTTCAGGAAGGTGCAATCAAAGATTTGCGAGATTTGTGTCTGCAGAGAGACCCTTAaagattttccttttcaaatattttttatgatgtaGTTATGTAAGGCCTCGCGTGTGGACGTGACGGAGACCAATAATATCCTGTTCAGACTGGTGGATTGTGGATGAAATCCTCTGAGTTGTATGGACTGTTGTCAGGAttgctgctgtttgtaaaaaaacaaacaaaacaaaaaacaagcgtAGTTGTGTGAATTAATAGTTTAATTACCAATAGATTTTGCTGTCTGATTAACCCTGTCGTGATGAAAATACTAGTTTTGAGAAGGCTTACGTTTTTTTCCGAAAGAAATAATCCTTGTTAGGTAGAGAGTGATGTAacactgatttattattttttttaatttaagcaaaaattaaGAATCTctgaaattatttgtatttttaaaaccacCTATATGCAGAATGTTGTATAttttgctgctctgtttttttttttttaattattattattagaagcCAATGCTAGCTGATTACTTAGCTAGGTTATCTGCTCATGTAGAGCTTGTAGTCAGTCACTTCACTAGCCAAACATTGTAAAACTGTGTTCCCTTGataagagagagaaatattttcGGATTGCTtttagtgaggaaaaaaaaaaaaatacacagcttCGCCTGAAAACACTTACTGTCTTGATCATGTCTGAGGCTCTGTCTAACGtagaaatatatacaaaaacaaatcttaaaatggcacatttctCCATGCTAAATGAGGTACTCCGTTACTCTGCAGTGTGCGTAATGTTGTGATGCGAGTCGGAAGCAGGTGGAAGTCCAAACCCTTTATTCAAATGAGCGCGTGGAGCCGTTTGTTAATTTTATGCCTTGAAAATCATTTTCCTCGAGGGCAGAGGTTGAATGTGAGAACAcgcttgttgttgttgttggcagCTGTGGGTCCAATGAGAGATTCTCACTGTGCGACATCATTGAGTAAACATAAAGAATAACGGCTGCTCtatattttcataaacaaatgttggtgacatgagttttttttatttaaaccagaaaGAAAAGTCAATCCAACTATAGCcaaaataatatattgagtGAAAACAGAAGTAGCAGTGCTACTGATGCCACACGTGTGTGTCGACTTATTTTCTTGTGTCGTCGTGTCTGTTTGACGAAAGCTACAAAAAACGCAATTCGTAATGCCATGTTATATTAGTTTCTTTGtcgttttcagtgttttaaaaaacaaacaaacccaacaaCAACTAAAATCTAGATGAATCAGGTGAATGGTCTGTTAACGCTTCACTTGGACGAGAGTGTGCAGCGTCGGTTTATGTGAAGCTTTACAGAAAATGGGACTATTTGCCCTGAGGGCAGAAGTCAGATGGACAATGGGTGGATATGAGGACACACTTCCTGTTGCCCAAGAAGTGAGTGTGTTTATATGAAGAGGAGAGCGTTATGGATTGTTGAATATGTCCTGCACAAGCTACATTAAATCAGAATACCACCATTATGTGTGTTCATAACGTACGCTGCTCAGTAGGCTCTGAGTTTTACTAATATCATTATTGCACATTTGGTTCCTATGGAAACTCGCATTGGGATGCTTAACACCTTAGAGTGGTATATAGACAAAGAAAcgctgctttcaaaataaaagcagacttGACACTATGAACATTtcattaatgtgattttttttgttttttttgttttcctgtttacaTTCTCTACTTCATTTATGAGCAAAAGCATCTTACTAGATTttcacacaaagaaataaataagaacaatgAAATTATTGTGTAGTTGGGTTAATCTACACTtagattttacttttgtatgtatttatttagcttttttttaatttttttttatttgttgacatttttccgCCCCCTTTTTCCGGTCAGAGTGAATCACTGGTCGTGTGTGACGTGGATGAAGATCTGGTGAAGAAGTTGAAGGAGTTTCGTTTCCGGAAGGAAACCAACAACGCGGCCATCATTAGTACGTCCCCCACCTTCTTCTGTTGCATGTTGATTATTcctttgtttgtgttcataatCTCTTACGGAagcaactaatttagcaatcggATCAGTCGCTAACTGAAGCGcacagactcaaaaacaaaGTGCCAAAATGCAATTGTAAGAACAACATAAACCTTATTTATccgtaaatatgttctaccacCAAGGTTTctcccagaaaacttgctaagcccggtggttgggtgctggggcagtcattcatccagccgTCCGCCGTCTTtccgagttaaaaaatgtttaaagttgacaggaaatttgaaaatatcacttaataattatgtgttattgaaagattggaagtcttaaaaaatgcaaacattaaaaaaaccctttaaataaataagaaatgctaAGTCTGGTGGGGGCACAAATAAAGCCTGGTGACCTGCCAGGCTTGTAATACCCTGGCAGAAACCCTGACCacaaactcctcaagtggcaggTTTGGCTTCACCTGAttcaaattttataaataaaaatctgccacTAAGCTGTCAAATTATTAATCAGCTAATCTAAAACTTGATCAGCGGATTATCGTTGAGCAGAAAAGCTTGAACATTTGACATGTTGATGTTagctgtattttaatttatttttagctttcaCAACAAATGATCAAGCGGTTGCTACAGGAAAGCcgttttattgcattttacgctataaaatgttaatttccttatttcaaaaaagaaatagaatttttttgtttatccttatcttttagtgtattttaaaaaaaaatcttgcgtGAAATAAATGGTTTGAttgaaaaatcagcagaatgtgacaatatttttaaaatctgattactCATCAGAATATTTGATGGAACAATCGCTGACTAAATTAATCGTTTGCTGCGGCCCTCCTGCAAAGCTGGTGTAAAAAACAGAGGGGCAGAATCACGTGAATGACAGATTAAAAGAGCGAAAATTACGTTATTTCGGCTACAGTTGATTCTTGAAGCTTTTGAGTCAACTTACTTCTTCAGGcataacctttttattttaccgACATGTATTGACAATCTGGAATCTCTTGTGTGTTTCGAAGCCTGAGGTTTGATTTGCAACCGTCTTAGAAAGCTTGAAAAGGCTGGATTATTGAAACAATACAGCCCCATGACTGTGTTTTCATGAACTGGATGACAAGGCCAACATTCCTCTCATGCAAGAACTTTAACCTAATGCAAAAACTGCCAAACTATTTCAGATTTAACTCCTGATTTCTCTTATTAATTGTGCTTAGCTTAAAATACAGATGTGGGGGGGGGCGCAAAAAAGTTGCACGTATTAAAAAGctttgttgccatggtgacgcTGAGTCATGTCTGACTGCAGCGAGGTGGAGAACTGTAAAGAGGAAAAGCTTTATCCTCCACCCAGAATGTCATTTCTGCTGAATGGGATTAGCCGCGTGTTTGCATGACAGGGATTCTCAACTCGGAGGCAGCACAACAAATATGACAGGACACGAGCAGAGGAAGGGATTGCTTCAGCTTCTTGGTGTTTCTCACTCTGAGATGCCGGCAGATTTAgtctttgacttttgttttgttgtgttttttttcttgtgtgtgtgtgtgtgtgttttcagtgaagATCGATAAAGAGAAGCAGCTCGTTATTCTCGAAGAAGAGCATGAggcaagtttttctttcttttttttctttttttttttaaatctcccaCTTTTAAATTCGCTGTGTTTAAATTCACTCACTGtgaatttaaaacattcctgtttttgaaacaatttttttcttttaggataTTTCACCCGATGCTCTAAAGGATGAACTGCCTGAGAGACAACCCAGATATCCTTTGCACTGACAACATCTGAGTACCTACCTTTATAATGAAATGTAGTCACGCATTAGTTGCTGTCCTTAGCCCAGGGAACATTCATCGTCTACAGTTATAAGTATCAACACGATGATGGACGCGTGTCCTATCCGCTCTGCTTCATCTTCTCCAGTCCAGTGGGTAAGGTTGATTCTTCTGCAGGGAAGCCCAAAAAGCAGTCTTTTTGGCGACCGTGTCCTAGAACTTTTAAATGTGGTTCTGTTTCAACAAAACCCAAATGAAGGCCATTAATATGACTTTGTAGAACCTGCGTGCATGCTGAGGATGTGATCCATTTGTCTGTGGTGCATCAGATCGAAGGATTGCGGGACACTGGCAACCGAAGACTCAACTCATGAAAAAAcacgtttgttttatttttccttacatgtatttgttttgcttggCAGGTTGTAAACCGGAGCAACAGATGATGTACGCAGGAAGCAAAAACAAGCTGGTGCAAACGGTTCAACTGACCAAGGTTGGTGAATCTTTGGCTACGTTCACAGACGGGTCACATTTGCAAAGATCAGATGGGCGTCAGATTTAGCATGACATATTAAAGTGGCGTGGGtcgtgtttttaaaaaaaaatccgaGTTTCAGTATAATCGTAGCTCAGAAGTTGAGTGGGTCCTTCGTGGCCCGGTTATCCACAACAAGGTGCTAAAAATATTAGCATTCAGCCGTGTTAAAGGAGCAGTGTTAAGTAGAATTAACTTTTTCAAGCTTTACATCGCatcataatgttattccctcgtcaaaaatatacctggagtgtttccttgattctttcatgggtgtttaagaaatcatttcatctcccacggcaaccattcagctgtgcaaaacacccaggtggacctagctccgccttcaagacgcagctcctccttagagctgcagtttccaagcttccacctcacagagcccgactcccccactcagctccttcagactagccagcagcatttggcaaacacctggtggaactgccgTCTTGCTGAGTTTATTATACCGGCTGCTTCTCAGTAAAagactggtaaaaatgttattaaagggTTGATAGAGGAGTGATGTTGTGATTTAATTTCTAACCTGGCCCACGAAGCCCAAACAATGGCCTAAAGAGGTCTCTCTTAGTTGCAGTCCTCACCTGtaccactagatgtcactaaACCCCTGTTCCAGCTTTGGCCATGGGAAGAAGTAGGGAAATAcaagatgttgtttttgtttttgggccAAATGTTCTCTTTTATTCTGCAGCAGTTTTACATGTCAATTCAGGGGGGTTCAGTGACCaacttttggtcatttttccttctttcttttttatttgacaggCGTTTGAGATCAGGAACACAGAGGACCTAACAGAAGATTGGCTTCGAGAGAAGCTTGGATTCTTTCGCTAAGTAAGGCTCTTCTCATCCGGAGGCTTGGGATGCGAAGGGGATCCTGACCGCACAACCAAGCTCCATCTTTCAAGAAGAACGCACTACAGTTGTTACATTCCTCTCTCGGCGGACCTGATTTTAAATAGCTTTTGCAAATACTCTGCACTTAACGGTCACATCAGCGAGGTTTaagatatatagatattttgTATTGCAACTCGGCATGTGCCAGAATGTTCAGACCATCACGAGAGTTCGAGCGCCACCTCTGTGACCGTCAACAATCACGGCCATATCTAAACCTCAGCATTTGCCTCAGTCTGCAAATGCTATTTGATTCAGGTCTGCTTTTGCCTCCCATACCATCTCTCCATGTGCCAGTGATGTGTCTGTACTGAATTATCACTCCCGtaggttttctttattttattttttacagtgaacaGAAATGAAACGTGCGTTTCCGCCTTTTCCGAAAGCATGCTCTCATCATCCGGAGGGAACTTGGCGTCTTCGTAGCTACGGTTTCTGTTTCCTTAAGATGCTTACACTCAACGATTTTGCAACTGAAGCCCTCCTCAGTCGatctgtttttaccttttttttccacagttttttttgGAAGTCCTACCGgctaatctttttttgtttttattatttctggtgTCTGTAGGTGAGATTTATGTTGATTTTAGAGcattttcttccccttttaGTTGTAGTTAGAATCCAGAAAACACTACTGAGGTCCTTTAGAGGATTTAAATGATAAGGTGCATACTGTCAGTAGCTCCCTAGAAGACAAAAACACTAACACTCACACCTAGTGAAGTAAAACTGAGCACATGAACGAGAAACCGTGGCTAAAAATATTCTGTGCCTTGTGAAAGCCTTCACACTcgttgaactttttcacattttgtcatgttataaacacaaacttaatctttatgatgctgtttctTCAGTGATGTACTCAACTGAAACGCTGAGGTCTCTTCATTCAGACTATTAACAACGTCCAGAGATTTACTCCAACATTGGAGTAACAGGGGACTAATtacacacttttcaggtttttattgggTAAGAAATTTTGAAAGCCATGTGTTGtcctccttcctcttcacaaaGATCATTTTCGCAGTTATTTGTTCTAGTACTCTACCTGCATACAATTTCGTCAATAGAATGACATCAGTCGtacaaaaagtcatttttttaaaaaattgttttttgttacgTTTTTTTCCGACACTTCCAACAATATTGAACATTcgattaaaaacagaaatcaatctctttttataaaaattggatgttttttagttgatctaaaatacaaaataaaatttatacatttatgtaAGACAATAGTATCTTATTGGAAAAATGACTTGAATAAATTTTAGGTCATATTTGCTTCAGTAGGAGAAAAAggaacagtgtttttttttttttggttggtaAAAGtcgctgacctctgacctatCACACAACAtccccaataaaatacattacagATTGTGTTTATAACGTTACATGATATGGAAAAGCTCAAAGCCtcacttttgcaaggcactgcggCCCTGTTGGTTTGAAAATGGATGACTTTCCTTcctctttaaagaaaataaaaactcaacatgaATGATGGAGAATGTCTTTGACCTGCATATTTCTTGAACGGTTCTAACCAGGGTACAGTATTTCCAGATGCATTCcaaacacaaaccttttttttttattattttattttattttccctcaaAACTTTAGTAACCATGACAGCGAAGACAACAGCGCACACAGGATGGTAAATATCTGCCCCCGATTTTAAACTACTGGAATACCGTCTCTTTATGCGGAGCTTGTCAGCCATCATTGTGCGTTGGAACACCTACTGTTATACTGAATGTTAATTCTCATATAAAGCCACTTTATTTGCTTTGTAGCTGTTGCAGCCTTAAAAAAAGCTCCTCGAGACGCCGGTTGTGCTTCATATTTTAGATGTTGGGCTGTTTACGTCTCCATAATGGCTTCCTCATACCGAAATGTGGCAGCTGCTCATAATTGGTGCCAGTCTCAAAGTCCTCGGTCCAGTCGCTAGCTatgtattttgtgtaatttcttgTCAAATGTTTAATATGTCACTGTGCAATAGGCATGGGCTGCTCacggttttaaaaagtttgttttaagatcGCTACAGAAGCCTTCCTGTTAACGAAGCCAAGTACGTTTAAGTGTGATGCTCTCGTATTTTTCAGactcttattttaaattatgaaaggACGTTGTTCTTGAGTTGCCCTGAATTGACAGTCTTCAT
This is a stretch of genomic DNA from Gambusia affinis linkage group LG16, SWU_Gaff_1.0, whole genome shotgun sequence. It encodes these proteins:
- the lgals3a gene encoding galectin-3, with product MADFSLSDALGDDTSSQAKKIGHTNPTAPASNHPAAPNPGWPGSAPGAPTQPSAPVDFSGGLSGPGAPGPFQYPSGPGAPGQYPGPPSAPGGFPAGPGVPGQYPAPGAPGQFPSSLGAPGQFPGHYPSEGTPGQLPGGPAPYPSGPFPSGPGAPAGPYPNVPFPGGQPAGGNGMYGPGGQGGFPPPAGPGSFPAFPGGGFPPVPPGSWGSPGGGFPTPPAQFGPGPMGPYGGPAGPGGTLIVPYDLPLHAGIMPRLLITVIGEPVPGADRFQVDFLKGPDVVFHFNPRFNEQTIVRNSNLGGYWGPEEREGPFPFAEGRRFELKILVEEDMFKVAVDGTHLLEYEHRVGGLEEVTVVRITGDVVLYSAAPSMI
- the gmfb gene encoding glia maturation factor beta, coding for MSESLVVCDVDEDLVKKLKEFRFRKETNNAAIIMKIDKEKQLVILEEEHEDISPDALKDELPERQPRFIVYSYKYQHDDGRVSYPLCFIFSSPVGCKPEQQMMYAGSKNKLVQTVQLTKAFEIRNTEDLTEDWLREKLGFFR